Proteins from a single region of Pseudomonas quebecensis:
- a CDS encoding type I secretion system permease/ATPase, producing the protein MDSEIGVAQLNHDPRSQHDDPLLDGLLTLCSLHYKPASRAMLTTGLPLAGQRLGPDLLPRAAARAGLQGRLLQRKLEQIPTIALPALLLLKEGRSAVLLGWEGDTARLLLSESEGGEVQVSREALSQDYSGRVFFAQPQHKFDVTSGTLIPRARSWFKDTLKRSRWLYADAIAASLVINLIALAAPLFVMNVYDRVVPNQATATLWVLAIGICGAYLFDLLLKSMRSLCLDLAGKKTDLIISATLFERIVGMAMKMRPARVGSYAQNIHEFQGMRDFLTSLTLTSLIDLPFTLIILGVIALLGGHLVWIPIVAFPLALGIGHFLQKPLTATLERTMALSAERQSSLIETLAGLDAVKVNNAESERQYQWEQTIGTLSRLELRVKVLSGLAMNITLLIQQVAGVAMIIFGVYQIIDGTLSMGGLVACYMLSGRALGPLAQLSGLLTRYQQAKVTMVSVDQMMELPQERNFEERPLSRKTLQGAMTFREVDFTYPNQQTLALRGINLSVKPGEKIGIIGRSGSGKSSLAKLLVGLYQPDSGSLLVDGVDIRQIDVSELRHNIGYVAQDIQLLAGTLRDNLVCGARYVDDEMVLQAAELAGVHEFARLHPQGYELQVGERGQNLSGGQRQNVALARALLLNPPILLLDEPTSAMDNTGEERLKQRLQSVIENKTVILVTHRASLLSLVDRLLVIDRGQILADGPKAAVMEALKKGQISVA; encoded by the coding sequence TTGGATTCTGAAATAGGTGTGGCGCAACTCAACCATGACCCGCGCAGTCAGCATGACGACCCCTTGCTGGACGGGTTGCTGACGCTCTGTTCCCTGCATTACAAGCCCGCCAGCCGGGCGATGCTGACCACCGGCCTGCCACTGGCCGGACAGCGCCTGGGCCCGGATCTGCTGCCTCGCGCAGCGGCACGGGCGGGTTTGCAGGGGCGTTTGCTGCAGCGCAAGCTTGAGCAGATCCCAACCATTGCACTGCCGGCGTTGCTGTTGTTGAAGGAAGGCCGCAGTGCAGTGCTGTTGGGCTGGGAAGGTGACACCGCGCGCTTGTTGCTCAGCGAAAGCGAAGGCGGCGAAGTCCAGGTCAGCCGTGAGGCACTGAGTCAAGATTACAGCGGTCGGGTTTTCTTCGCCCAGCCGCAACATAAATTTGACGTTACCAGCGGCACGCTGATCCCCCGCGCGCGCTCCTGGTTCAAAGACACGCTCAAACGCTCGCGTTGGTTATATGCCGACGCTATCGCCGCCAGCCTGGTGATCAACCTGATCGCCCTTGCCGCGCCATTATTCGTGATGAACGTGTACGACCGCGTGGTGCCGAACCAGGCCACCGCCACCCTATGGGTGCTGGCCATCGGTATCTGTGGCGCTTACCTGTTCGACCTGCTGCTTAAAAGCATGCGCAGCCTGTGCCTGGACCTTGCGGGCAAGAAAACCGACCTGATCATTTCTGCGACGCTGTTCGAGCGCATCGTGGGCATGGCGATGAAAATGCGCCCGGCGCGGGTCGGCAGCTATGCGCAGAACATCCATGAATTCCAGGGAATGCGCGATTTCCTGACTTCGTTGACCCTCACCAGCCTCATTGACCTGCCCTTCACGCTGATCATTCTTGGCGTGATCGCGCTGCTGGGCGGCCATCTGGTGTGGATCCCCATTGTCGCTTTCCCGCTGGCGCTGGGTATCGGCCACTTTCTGCAAAAACCACTCACCGCGACCCTGGAACGCACCATGGCGCTGAGTGCAGAACGCCAGTCGAGCCTGATCGAAACCCTCGCCGGGCTGGATGCGGTGAAGGTCAACAACGCTGAAAGCGAACGCCAATACCAGTGGGAACAGACCATCGGCACCCTCAGCCGCCTGGAGCTGCGGGTCAAAGTGCTGTCCGGCCTGGCGATGAATATCACACTGCTGATCCAGCAAGTGGCCGGCGTGGCGATGATCATTTTCGGCGTGTATCAGATCATCGATGGCACCCTCAGCATGGGCGGCCTGGTGGCGTGCTACATGCTCAGCGGCCGTGCCCTCGGCCCGTTGGCGCAGCTCTCGGGCCTGCTGACGCGCTACCAGCAAGCCAAGGTGACGATGGTGTCGGTGGACCAGATGATGGAGCTGCCGCAGGAACGCAACTTCGAAGAGCGCCCCCTCAGCCGTAAAACGCTGCAAGGCGCGATGACGTTCCGTGAGGTCGACTTCACTTACCCGAACCAGCAGACGCTGGCGCTGCGCGGTATCAACCTGAGCGTAAAACCCGGTGAAAAAATCGGCATCATCGGCCGCAGCGGCTCGGGCAAAAGCTCCCTGGCCAAACTGCTGGTGGGTTTGTATCAACCTGACTCCGGCTCGCTGCTGGTGGATGGCGTGGATATTCGCCAGATCGATGTCAGCGAGTTGCGCCACAACATCGGCTACGTGGCCCAGGACATCCAATTGCTGGCCGGCACCTTGCGCGACAACCTGGTCTGCGGTGCACGCTATGTGGATGACGAGATGGTGCTGCAAGCGGCAGAGTTGGCCGGCGTGCATGAATTCGCCAGGCTTCACCCGCAAGGCTACGAGCTGCAGGTGGGCGAGCGCGGGCAAAACCTTTCAGGCGGTCAGCGCCAGAACGTCGCCCTGGCCCGTGCGTTGCTGTTGAACCCACCGATCCTGTTGCTGGACGAACCGACCAGCGCCATGGACAACACCGGTGAAGAGCGCCTGAAACAGCGCCTGCAGTCGGTGATCGAAAACAAGACGGTGATTCTGGTGACCCACCGTGCTTCGCTGCTGAGCCTGGTCGACCGCCTGCTGGTGATCGACCGTGGCCAGATACTCGCAGACGGCCCGAAAGCGGCCGTGATGGAAGCACTGAAGAAGGGGCAGATCAGTGTCGCTTAA
- a CDS encoding HlyD family type I secretion periplasmic adaptor subunit, translated as MSLNSGSGRFKRGIFNYFKGTDSLDDQPLPEVEKALVDDAPRIVRLTIWGVIGFFVFLVLWAHFAIIDEVTKGEGKAIPSSRIQKIQNLEGGIVAQIYVHEGQIVEAGAPLVRLDDTRFASNVGETEADRVAMELRVERLSAEVDNRPLNISDNARKTAPNQASNEESLYLSRRQQLADEIGGLQQQLLQRQQELREFSSKQEQYRNSLGLLRQEIGMSEPLVQQGAISPVEVLRLKRSEVETRGMLDGTTLAIPRAQAAINEVQRKIDETRGKFRSEALAQLNEARTNLSKAQATSKGLEDRVSRTMVTSPVRGIVKQMLVNTVGGVIQPGSDIAEVVPLDDTLLVEARIRPQDIAFLHPGQEAVIKFTAYDYTIYGGLKGKLETIGADTVMDEEKKNTFYVIKLRTDRSHLGTDEKPLLIIPGMVASVDIITGKKSILSYLLKPIIKSRAEALHER; from the coding sequence GTGTCGCTTAACTCCGGTTCGGGCCGCTTTAAACGCGGCATCTTCAATTACTTCAAAGGCACCGACTCCCTCGACGACCAGCCATTGCCCGAAGTGGAAAAGGCGCTGGTGGACGATGCACCGCGAATCGTACGCCTGACCATCTGGGGCGTGATCGGCTTCTTCGTGTTCCTGGTGTTGTGGGCGCACTTCGCGATTATCGACGAGGTAACCAAGGGCGAAGGCAAAGCGATCCCTTCCTCGCGCATTCAGAAAATTCAGAACCTGGAAGGCGGCATCGTCGCGCAGATCTATGTGCACGAGGGCCAGATTGTCGAAGCCGGCGCGCCGCTGGTGCGCCTGGACGACACGCGATTTGCCTCCAACGTCGGCGAAACCGAAGCCGACCGCGTGGCCATGGAACTGCGCGTCGAACGCCTGAGCGCGGAAGTCGACAACCGCCCGCTGAATATCTCCGATAACGCGCGCAAGACCGCGCCGAACCAGGCCTCGAACGAAGAGTCGCTGTACCTGAGCCGACGCCAGCAACTGGCGGACGAGATTGGCGGGTTGCAACAACAGTTGCTGCAACGTCAGCAGGAGTTGCGTGAATTCAGCTCCAAGCAGGAGCAGTACCGTAACAGCCTGGGCCTGCTGCGCCAGGAGATCGGCATGTCCGAACCGCTGGTGCAGCAAGGCGCGATATCGCCGGTAGAAGTACTGCGCCTCAAGCGCTCCGAGGTGGAAACCCGAGGCATGCTCGACGGCACAACCCTGGCGATCCCGCGCGCCCAGGCGGCGATCAACGAAGTGCAGCGCAAAATCGACGAAACCCGCGGCAAATTCCGCAGCGAAGCCCTGGCCCAATTGAACGAAGCCCGCACCAACCTGAGCAAGGCCCAGGCCACCTCAAAGGGCCTGGAAGACCGCGTCAGCCGCACCATGGTCACCTCCCCGGTGCGCGGTATCGTCAAGCAGATGCTGGTCAACACCGTCGGCGGCGTGATCCAGCCCGGCAGCGACATCGCCGAAGTGGTGCCGCTGGACGACACGCTGCTGGTGGAAGCGCGAATCCGTCCGCAAGACATCGCCTTCCTGCATCCTGGCCAGGAAGCCGTGATCAAATTCACCGCCTATGACTACACCATCTACGGCGGACTCAAAGGCAAACTCGAAACCATCGGCGCCGACACCGTGATGGACGAAGAAAAGAAGAACACCTTCTACGTCATCAAACTGCGCACCGACCGCAGCCACCTGGGCACCGATGAGAAGCCGCTGCTGATCATCCCGGGCATGGTGGCGTCGGTAGACATCATCACCGGCAAGAAAAGCATCCTGAGCTACCTGCTCAAGCCGATCATCAAATCGCGGGCAGAGGCATTGCACGAGCGCTGA
- a CDS encoding TolC family outer membrane protein — protein sequence MRLHLFTAVPFVLAASFVQAQTLQEAMQKAVDVHPEIQAAVNARIAADYQVRAAQGGYLPKIDLLGGYGRESSDNTSTRAASNSHDWKTLNRGESSIRLQQNLFQGFGTQNEVGRQQATANSRGYALLNTTERTALTVAQVYLDVLTRREMVQLAEDNLKSHERIFDQIKLRTSRGVGRMADMDQAEARLAQARNNLLTEQTNLEDAKANYVSAVGQEPDELERPQGFVALMPASLDEARRQMVESSPVLRSAESDIAAAEKQYESAKSTFYPRFDAELQRSANNNVGGEEGHDNGYSAMLRMQFNLYSGGSNKADLQSKASQASQALDIRNNALRELNQELSLAWNAYNNATSQLPIAQEYVDRSTRVRTSYQQQFSLGERTLLDLLDSENELFTASQRLAQIKNLQLYTQYRIKADMGQLLRSQGVVAPLASVVQNEVKTKVNLPGMN from the coding sequence ATGCGTTTGCACTTATTCACAGCTGTGCCGTTTGTTCTCGCGGCAAGTTTCGTACAGGCTCAAACACTGCAAGAAGCCATGCAGAAGGCTGTGGATGTTCACCCGGAGATTCAGGCCGCCGTCAACGCACGTATCGCTGCCGACTATCAGGTCCGGGCAGCCCAGGGCGGTTACCTGCCTAAAATCGATTTGCTGGGCGGTTATGGCCGTGAAAGCTCCGACAACACGTCGACCCGCGCCGCCAGCAACAGCCATGACTGGAAAACCCTGAATCGCGGCGAGTCGAGCATTCGCCTCCAGCAAAACCTGTTCCAGGGTTTCGGGACGCAGAATGAAGTCGGGCGCCAGCAGGCCACCGCCAACTCTCGCGGTTATGCCCTGCTCAATACCACCGAGCGCACCGCGCTGACCGTTGCCCAGGTTTATCTGGATGTCCTGACTCGTCGCGAGATGGTGCAGTTGGCAGAAGACAACCTGAAGAGCCACGAGCGCATCTTCGACCAGATCAAATTGCGCACCAGCCGCGGGGTCGGCCGGATGGCCGATATGGACCAGGCCGAAGCCCGTCTGGCCCAGGCGCGCAATAACCTGCTGACCGAGCAGACCAACCTTGAAGACGCCAAAGCCAACTATGTAAGCGCCGTGGGCCAAGAGCCCGATGAACTGGAACGGCCGCAGGGCTTCGTCGCCCTGATGCCTGCCAGCCTTGATGAGGCACGCCGGCAGATGGTGGAAAGCAGCCCGGTGCTGCGCTCGGCCGAATCGGACATCGCTGCCGCTGAAAAGCAGTACGAATCCGCCAAGTCGACGTTCTATCCACGCTTCGACGCAGAGCTGCAGCGTTCGGCCAACAACAATGTCGGCGGCGAAGAAGGCCACGACAACGGTTACTCCGCGATGCTGCGCATGCAGTTCAACCTGTACTCGGGCGGCAGCAACAAGGCCGACCTGCAGTCCAAGGCCTCCCAGGCGTCCCAGGCGCTGGATATCCGCAACAATGCCTTGCGTGAGTTGAACCAGGAATTGAGCCTGGCGTGGAACGCCTACAACAACGCCACCTCGCAATTGCCGATCGCCCAGGAATACGTGGACCGCAGCACCCGCGTGCGCACGTCATACCAGCAGCAGTTCAGCCTGGGTGAGCGTACACTGCTCGACTTGCTCGACAGCGAGAACGAACTGTTCACCGCATCGCAGCGCCTGGCGCAGATCAAAAACCTGCAGTTGTACACGCAATACCGCATCAAAGCGGATATGGGCCAACTGCTGCGAAGCCAGGGCGTCGTTGCGCCGCTGGCATCGGTTGTGCAAAACGAAGTCAAAACGAAGGTGAACCTGCCAGGGATGAACTGA